A window of Henckelia pumila isolate YLH828 unplaced genomic scaffold, ASM3356847v2 CTG_477:::fragment_1, whole genome shotgun sequence genomic DNA:
ATCAAATCATCATACAACTTGCCATGTTCAATTGACCCGGTCCTTTCTATCTCACGAGACATTATTTCCTATACCCACattttctatatcaaatcaAATTAGATTTATTAATGTAAACTGAAAATTGAATATTAATTAACCTAACTAGTCGACATGGATCAAGAATCACCATCTTAATTAAACCAATAGATGTGCGACACGTGTAACACACCATCATATTATCCCTGAAAAAATTGCAATTAATTAAATTGACCCCTTACTAAACAATcagataaaaatatatatatatatatatttcagggTACAATCCCAACAAAACAATGCACAAATTCAGAGTTATTGTTTCCTTCTTTTTTTGTTGATCCTTTTTGTTTTCTTGTAATTCTATTTTCCGTTAGTGTGGTGTCCACTCACTATAAATATCACCCACAACACAACCTGGAACCTCCATTTGCCTGTCTCCATAGCCCATTTTTGTTCTCATTCGTGCACCCAAATTTTAACATGTATGCAATATACATGTAGGTGAAATAATCTTGTCGCAAACAATCAGAACTAAGGGCGGCGCCGCCGGTTTGTATCGCCGGAGAATATTTTCCTGCCAAAGATTCTATTGAGCTGCATGCAGATGGAGACTTATTCATCTTCATTGCTCATTTAAAGATTTCTTTAAACTCGATCCAATCATTTATGGCTATATATATATCTACCAGCTAGCTGttttttaatttcttaattagtttgaattttctttctttcttgctTTCCTTACTTCTTTCTGTTGCCATTGCGAGAAAGTTCCCAAGAATCTTTCAAGGGTTAGAGCCAAAGATTCAAATTTTCGAGGTAAAGTTTTTGGTTTAATTGGTTATTCGAGGATATTGAATTTTTGCATATAATTTGTTtggttaaaatttatttatcatatgtcgtaattaattttttctcaaCGTTCCTCAACTAagataatttgttttttttcttgattttccttgtatcttttttttttttcgcttGTGTTAAGGTTGTGAGAAAATtagagatggtttttttttaaaaaaaataattatatttgtaGGATTGAGGATGGAAACGTCACTTATGGCATGCTCTCTATGAACAAATATAAGATTTTTCAAATCagttgttattatatatatatatatatatatatatatatatatatatactttaaaaaattcatgtaaaaattaaaattataataaataccCATAAATCATGATATATAACATGCACATCCAGATGTCCAAATGGCCCACAAACGTGGACTGGAcaaggatcattattttgtctAAATTCATACACCAGCTAGCTATATATGCTTCCAAAACTTGctaataatatttcaaataaaattagcaGGAACTCGTCGACCTGAATATTAATTACTCGATCGGCTCAAAATTAATTATGTTTGGTACTATTTTAAAAAAGGGAAAAACTTGAACGTACATGAGCAAGAACTTCCCAAAGATTGGAGCTAGCAACCAAATCTAGATCAATTAATTATGCATCGAATCTACAGATATATGATCAAATACTATTAATTTGAtgcattaatttgaaataattttttggaaTTGCAGGGagtagaaagaaaaaaaagtgaGTAAATAGTAGAAGGGggaataaaagaaaagatgtTGACGTGTATTACTTGCTCGAAGCAAAAAATGGAAGATGGGGGAGAGGATACCCCGCGTGGGACTCCAAATCCTAAAGACACCCTCAAAAGCCTCACTACCCAGGTTAGTTCAACTCCtatatctctctctctctcttttctattttgacattttatttattgtagATCAAATTAATTAGGACGTTGCGGAAATTATATGAAtgtgtgataaaaaaaaaaatatcgatTGATATAAGAAATTAATTTATGTAGTGTAAATAATGGTTCAACTATCCATGcacaatattataaaaaaaaaattaatcataattgtaCTAGCTAGAGGCTGCAGCTTTGCTTGCTAATTTTATCAAAATACTACACGGCCTTCTTCCTTTTTCTTTGAATTCTTGTTTTTCTTATTAATTAAAGTATATATTCTCAATCCAGCAGTACTATTAATTGTTGCTTTTCCCACATCCAATGATGGGTCCAATCTTTGCAAGCTTTTATTGTGGCGCACATATCCATATTTAACATTGTAGCTTGGATTTGGGGATTGGGAAGTGGCCAAGTTGTGTGGGAAGAGTCGATGCTACCCCACTCGGGTAGTGCCGGATGGGGTAGCAACGGCCCAGATCTTGTTGCAGGTCAAATCATTTGATCTGCAAACAAGATTCGCGTCGTTGATATTCTGATGCCAGCATCGACTCTTTTAGTTGTGTGGTTCTTGGTTTTGGATGACAAAgacatattttttattatatattaaatattatagtGGTGATTCATTAAATAGTGATTTTGGGTTTTATATCACAAAATCATGAAATATGGAACCTAATAATCACTCAGGCAACGTAACGTGTGTATATTGCTAGGGAGCCTTttttcatatataaatataataattgagGCAGCATCACTTCGAAACGGGGGAACATTGTCACGCTCACTCCTCGGATCATGTATCCAAATCTTGGTCCCAATATGTCTGGTCCCAACCCTCCTTCTTTGGCTTTTAAAAACATGTTATTCGATTGTAGTATGGACTAGATATTCTtgcataataataaataatgagGATTTATCGGTATTTGTTTGTTTTCAAATTAAATGTTCGTATAAACACTTTCAGTATAGAATAAACAATGTCTATTATTcaagttcttttttttttttttccccgaTAAATCGGTTTTAAAGTAACAGGGAAATCTGGAAGCCTAGTCTAATTAGTATAGGTAATTGAATTATTTTGGTTCTTTTGGATGTTATGGTGATGGAATTTTCGCATGAAGTATATATCCATAATTGTTGGAACgaaaatttgaagaatttgGTTTTGTGTGTAGTTTCCCATTCACATATATTTGGCCTAAGAATTCTAGCACAATTTCTTAACACCAGATCAAGGATATTGCATTGAAGGTTTCGGGAGCATACAAATGCATGCCCGGCCAGACAGATGACAACTTCAAGAAGCGAAGACCTTACCCCGATTTCGATACAATTTCAGAGGGGGTTCCATACCCTTTTGTGCAACCAGGAAGCTCAAGTTATGCTCCATCTTGGGATTTTCTGAGAGTCGGAAATCGTCCGGCTCGGCCCGACACAAGCTTTTCTGGTGGACTAGATCAATCTTTCTCATCTCAATCCAGAGAAATGGTGCTAGACAAGGAAGATGAATCAAAGGAATGGATGGCACAAGTGGAGCCTGGAGTTCAGATTACTTTTGTGTCTCTTCCTCGAGGCGGCAACGATCTTAAAAGGATCCGATTCAGGTATAGTGCTTACACCTGCTCACAACATTTATGTCTATAATGAATTTTCAAGAAATcatatagttttattttataaacTTTGTAATCTGAAGCCGGGAGATGTTTAACAAATGGGAAGCACAGAGATGGTGGGCCGAAAATTACGATCGAATAATGGAGCTTTACAATGTCCAGAAATTCAATCAGCAAGCTCCCAATACTCCAGGGAGATCAGAAGATGGAGTAAGTCACACTAACATTCTCTTGCTTTGTGCTCTTCTCTAGTCTTTGTATCAGAATTGCTGCTGTTGGTTTTCCAAGAAATTCCCCTTTTTTTGAAGCTAAATGCTTATATGTTCACAACTTCCTGTTACTGCAGAGAGACTCAACGTATTCGAGGCTTGGATCAGCCATGGAAAGCCCTCGAATGACTCCATCTGCAAACAAAGAATGGACTCCGCGGTACAATCTCCAAGGTGGAAACCAGCAGTACAACCACGGATCCAGCGCTTACCACAACGCTGGCACGAAGAGTGAGACTTTAGAAGCATCAAGAATGACCACTTCATCTCGAGATGAGGCCTCGATATCTGTTAGCAATGCAAGTGACATCGAGTCCGAGTGGATTGAAGAAGATGAGCCAGGTGTTTATATCACCATCAGACAATTTCCTGATGGAACCAGAGAACTTCGACGAGTCAGATTCAGGTAACCAAACTCAGACCTTGTGAAAGTTTCCCAAAAATATTGATTCTTAGTTTTATATATAGACTGTCTAAACAATACGTTTGAATGTAAAACACCTTTTGTAGTCGCGAGAAATTCGGAGAGGCGAATGCAAAGCTTTGGTGGGAATCTAACCGGGATAGAATACAATCTCAATATCATTGCTAGcacatcagtggcatcaaaGACGGAACGCTGGTAACCCAAGGGGCCGAATTAACCACCATCGTTTTGTGGTTAGAAAAAACTACTACAATGTTAGTTTGACTTAGAAATGTTGTCTTATAAAGAGAGTTACATTCAATCGGATTTTTCATCGAGTTGCTGCTTTGTTTTCGGTGATTTTATCACAGTTTAGGCCTTGTTTTTTCCCAAGACTTGGTTCAGGTTTACATGACTAATTGTTTAACAGTTCAATTTCACCTGTCTCATTAGCATGGTTTTCTTAAATGCTACTGATGcaatatttgatatttttatttagaacaaTTCTTTGGACTATTTGTCTGTAATTTACTTATATTTTCTGTTTTGTTATTGTTATATCATGAATTTTATGTAGTCTGAAGATATGACTCTTGTGTTTTCAATAAATTTTCTAACGCAAAATGATGTGCAATCGTAAGAATTCAGACAAAAACAATGTAGCTTCACTCAAGAAATGAAAACAAACAAAGAACAATATGCAACATTAATGTATTTGTGCAATCTTTTGATTTTGCAACTTATATCTATTTCTAATCTAATATAAAAAGATGAATGTAGGGGTaaaatttttattgtgtatatacatCTTTACCCTTTCATTCTATATAAATGAGATAATAATGAGGGCTAAACAAataaatttacaaaaaaaaagaaGGGAGAAAGTTGGAAAATGCACATGACAATTAATGTATTAATTTCACATATAACTTTCATTTTAATGAACTCTATTTAATTCTATTTCTTTCATTTCAAATCTATTTCTTTCATTTCAGTTCCTTCCTATTATTAAATTGAACAAAATTTCATACAtacattttatatgttattattatttttcatttcgtctattatttgtaatattacaatataaattttttaataatatattaatgttattcaataaaataatagaATACTTTCACCTTGCAAACAAATGCATACACTAAATTTATATACATTTTGTCCACTTTACTTTCTTCATACTATTAATTGTGTTGAATTTTCAtacattaattttatatgttattttatttatatttctactataaaagtatgaatgtagGGGTAAATAATGAATATTGTCACCTTGCAAACAAATGCATACACTAAATTTATATACATtttgacaaattt
This region includes:
- the LOC140872757 gene encoding protein Brevis radix-like 1 isoform X1, which produces MLTCITCSKQKMEDGGEDTPRGTPNPKDTLKSLTTQIKDIALKVSGAYKCMPGQTDDNFKKRRPYPDFDTISEGVPYPFVQPGSSSYAPSWDFLRVGNRPARPDTSFSGGLDQSFSSQSREMVLDKEDESKEWMAQVEPGVQITFVSLPRGGNDLKRIRFSREMFNKWEAQRWWAENYDRIMELYNVQKFNQQAPNTPGRSEDGRDSTYSRLGSAMESPRMTPSANKEWTPRYNLQGGNQQYNHGSSAYHNAGTKSETLEASRMTTSSRDEASISVSNASDIESEWIEEDEPGVYITIRQFPDGTRELRRVRFSREKFGEANAKLWWESNRDRIQSQYHC
- the LOC140872757 gene encoding protein Brevis radix-like 1 isoform X2, translated to MPGQTDDNFKKRRPYPDFDTISEGVPYPFVQPGSSSYAPSWDFLRVGNRPARPDTSFSGGLDQSFSSQSREMVLDKEDESKEWMAQVEPGVQITFVSLPRGGNDLKRIRFSREMFNKWEAQRWWAENYDRIMELYNVQKFNQQAPNTPGRSEDGRDSTYSRLGSAMESPRMTPSANKEWTPRYNLQGGNQQYNHGSSAYHNAGTKSETLEASRMTTSSRDEASISVSNASDIESEWIEEDEPGVYITIRQFPDGTRELRRVRFSREKFGEANAKLWWESNRDRIQSQYHC